The Carassius auratus strain Wakin chromosome 30, ASM336829v1, whole genome shotgun sequence region CAGAAAGCAGTTTCAGTCATTCTTATCAAATCTAGTCTCCTGTCCGTCACATGTTCAGAGCAGACTGGCTCCTGACACATTTACCATGAGTTCAGTGTGAGAGGCACAGATAGCTGTTTAGGATTTTACTAACACAAGCAGTGCATTGTTGATGTATTTTCTCTCTGTGACTCTGGGAACGAGGCAGGATCGAGCTGAGGGCTCTGGGGAAGATCTCTGAAGGAGAAGAGCTGACCATCAGCTACGTGGATTTCCTAAACGTCTCCAAAGACCGGCAGCAGCTGCTCAAGAAGAAGTACTACTTCGACTGCAAGTGTGAGCACTGCATCAGCGGCATCAGAGACGATCTGATGACGGCCGTCAGAGACACACACGGACACCAGGTTCAGATCTGTGcagcagtacacacacacacacacacgcacacacacacacagtctgctcAGGGAGATTAGAGAGCATCTCTGTGTGGCAGGGAATGATAATAGAGTCTGTGATCTCAGATCGCTCTGATTAATCAAAGTTGGATAAATACAGATTGAGTTCCCTCTGAGGTgtctgtatatatttgtgtgtttatcgAGTCTGTGTTTACTGTGAGCTCTGTCTGTCTGCAGTCGTCTGCTGATGTGGTGAAGGCAGTGACTGATTTCAGTCTCCAAGCTCTGGTGAAGATCGAAGAGGCTCGGACTGAAGGAAACTTCCATGAGGTGAGTCCTGATTTCACAGAGATGTAAGAGCTGAAACGCTTCTGTTTTATTGGCTACTAGAAATAAAATAAGGTTCTAAACCACTTTTCCATACAACAGCGATGAACTTTACTCTGTGTATTCGCCAAAGACAAAATGACGTGAAAAGCATTatattttaagacaaaaaaaatcatgtgaagccaaattaagctttttttcataaatgttttcaaattatatttatgatatggattaaaatgtaataattattaaacattgcTCTAAAAGTTGTACCATCAGCCTTAGAGACAGAAGCTTGCAGTGCACACAGGATGACAAGTGACAAGACACAGATAACAGAATAAACAAGTGCTTTAATAAATGTGTGAACAGCCCTCAGCAGAGATGTGTGTTAACGGCTGGATGCTGCTGTAGGTGCTGAAGCTCTGCCACGAGTGTCTGGAGAAGCAGGATCCCGTGTTCGGAGACACAAACCTGCACCTGTTGCGTGTCCTCAGCATCATCAGCGAGGTCCTGTGCTTCATGCATCAGTTCGGTGAAGCTGCAGGTTATGCTCAGCGTGTGCTGGACGGATACACGTGAGTCAGTGCACATCTGCGGCTTCATACACTAACATCCTCATACTCGCTCATCCAGGAGACTAAGACTTTccctaaaattatattttattaagatCATCATTGAATCATCATTTAAGTGATTAACAATATTCAAATTGAATATATTCTGctaaaattctaagaaaatagGCTAAAAGGTGACACAAGTTCAGGAATAATGGTCATTAAatgcatctgaaagctgaatacataATCATTCCATTGATacatggtttgttatgatagcaCAATATTTGGCCGTGATTCAACTATTTgacaatctggaatctgaaggttttacattttaaatattgagacaatcatctttaaaattgtccaaatgaagttcttagcaatgcatattactaaagcAGTCAGACCTGTTCATTAGAAGGGGGCGCCAATACTTTTGGCAATAATTGTGTATGTCACAATAAGAGGTAAATCTGGCCCTGACTGTAAAGCGTCTTAGTTCCAGAGCTTGTGAAACCAGTGTCTGACGTGTTCTCTCTCAGGAAGCTGTATCCGCCCAATACCGCTCAGCTGGGCATGGCCATCATGAGAGCGGCCGTCACACACTGGCACGCCGGCCTGATCGAGACCGCACACTCGCTGGTCTGTCGCGCTTACGCCATCCTCATCATCACACACGGAGCTCAGCACCCCATCACCAGAGACCTGGAGGTGACACACCACTGCtgcaccttcatcatcatcatcctcagtcAGGACCACACTGAACATGACAGCGTGCTGATTATCAACAACTCAATACAGATCATCATTATATGATGTCAGAAAGATCACTGTGACAAGGCTGAATCTTCTCAAAATAATCACAGTTTACAATGAttcgtttttgttattttctcaaattatatatatataaatgttagttAAATATCACTCTAAAAATGCTAGGTTTTTGGTCAGTCAATATTTGACCAAAGTTAGACCCAAAGGACACAAAATACACAAGCCAAAATGTGACTTAATTTTTGgtcaatatatttattattattactattataacaTTGATATTTTTTGCCTTTTTACAACAACTTCCAGCATAAACAAAAGCTAAATTAGCTTTAATATGAAAGATGAATTCTTACATAAGATAAAACTAAAACATACTGTGAGTCAATGTTCATTTAGTTGACTTGCTAACTATAGATTAGCACAACAAACCTCTGCGCTTGtgatgtctttttaaaataagaattatatttcacatttatatcatatatatatataaacaccagCAAAATGCAATCTGTAAAtctagaccatgaaagcattaatttttattttattttaataaaagtgtaGGTAGAGTTTGAACCCAGTTGTAATGATGATGAATGAAATATTCCAGTGAAAACTTGAAGATAAAGCATTACAGGTGAAGACGGTTAAACTTACAGAAACCTTTTAGAAATTGTAGAACAAACACATTTTGATCATGTTTTAGGagtaaaatgttgaataaaccagtgtgaatgaaatatgaacaaaccttcAGAATCTACAGTGGAATAAAACTGTTGGCTTTTGTAAGAGAAATACTGTTGAAAGATATGAACAGGGATTGAAATCTACAAACACAAGTAGATAAAGTGCAAGCAAATAAAGAGTTTTCTTTCCATTTGTCTGACAGAAGAGATCAGTCTTGTGAAGCAGGTGAGAGAGGGAGTATTGTATCTGatcctgatgtgtgtgtgtgtgtgtgtgttcaggcgaTGCGGACGCAGACGGAGAAGGAGCTGCGCTTGTTCAAGCAGAACGAGTCGGTCTATCACAGCATGAGGGAGACGGTGCTCAGCCACTAACCCCTGATGATGACTGGAGGACAGATCAAAGCCACCTGATGAGGAGAGAGTGTGataaagactgtgtgtgtgtgtgtgtgtgtgtgtgtgtgtgtggtcacctgcGCTGCGTCTGATCAGGAGATGCGTCTGCTGAGCCGCTTGTAGACGATGCCGTCGAAGGTGAGGATCTGAAACAGATTGAGCGTCAGGTGCTGTGCAGTGAtgaaggtgatgatgatgatgatgatgatgatgatgttcagTCTTACGTTAGTGATGATGTCTCCATTCAGCTCCGTCAGAGACTCGATCCCCTTCACACACACCGTCAGCTTATTCCCGTCCATCTGAACcacactctgacacacacacacacacacacacacacatgtgtttgtgtgtagagtgtgttcatcccataggtgtaatggtttttattctgtagaaactgtatattctatctcccttcaccaaccctacacctaaccctaaccctcacaggaaactttgtgcatttttactttctcaaaaaaactcattctgtatgatttataagcgttttgaaaaatggggacatgggttatgtcctcataagtctccctctccttgtaatacctgtgtcatacccatgtcattatacacacacacacacactctctctctctctctctctctctctcacactcacacacacacacacacacacacacacacacagtcagacagacacagacacacaaacacacacacattctctctctcacacacactcacactcactcaaacacacacacacacacacacacacacacacacactctctctctctccctctctctcacacacatgagTTGCTTTTTAATGAATGCTAGAATTAATTCATCATGGATTCATTACTGTAAAGTGATCAAAAGTTGCAGTAAAACATGTTTAATGCTACAGAAGGATCCTTGAGTTGAGCAGCACATCATTTTTTATCTTCTGACAGTTTCACATCAGAGCGTGAAGATGGTGGACTGATCTTACTTTAGCTTTCTCTCCAGTGAAGGTCTCCAGCTCACACTCTTCTCCCACAGTAAACGAGTA contains the following coding sequences:
- the LOC113048748 gene encoding histone-lysine N-methyltransferase SMYD1-like, whose product is MDPVEVFSAGEKGRGLRVTKEISAGEVVFAEASFAAVVFDSLSLQVCHSCFRRKVNPHRCAQCKFAHYCDRTCQRAAWDEHEQECSAIKKIGQAPNENVRLVARILWRIQKDTGLVSDAQLTTLDLLDDHLSELSSEDLKDLKVDVQHFYNYWPKNSKPVGEDYVAHLFGMVNCNGFTLSDQRGLQAVGVGLFPNLCLVNHDCWPNCTVILNPGNQTALDTSLHSKRRIELRALGKISEGEELTISYVDFLNVSKDRQQLLKKKYYFDCKCEHCISGIRDDLMTAVRDTHGHQSSADVVKAVTDFSLQALVKIEEARTEGNFHEVLKLCHECLEKQDPVFGDTNLHLLRVLSIISEVLCFMHQFGEAAGYAQRVLDGYTKLYPPNTAQLGMAIMRAAVTHWHAGLIETAHSLVCRAYAILIITHGAQHPITRDLEAMRTQTEKELRLFKQNESVYHSMRETVLSH
- the fabp1a gene encoding fatty acid binding protein 1-A, liver; its protein translation is MDFSGKYQLESHENFEAFMKAVGLPDDEIEKGKDIKSISEIHQDGVDFKVTVTAGTKVVLYSFTVGEECELETFTGEKAKSVVQMDGNKLTVCVKGIESLTELNGDIITNILTFDGIVYKRLSRRIS